From Glycine soja cultivar W05 chromosome 4, ASM419377v2, whole genome shotgun sequence, the proteins below share one genomic window:
- the LOC114409977 gene encoding uncharacterized protein LOC114409977 isoform X2 — MTFNSVHSLAMIASLKFARKPTLHLRSTPFQCVPKVVPRFLAAVEAEAPTNEQTSVSIREEEIGKAPAWKRLNYEELGIRNSMIGSTTKKVLNGLRKKGYDVYLVGGCVRDLILKKTPKDFDIITSAELKEVTRTFSWSEIVGKRFPVCHVHMDDTIVEVSSFDTTKCKAGMEFSHHIEAPSGCGKKDHLRWMNCLNRDFTINGLMLDPYARIAYDYFGGIEDIRKAKVRTVIPAETSFQEDCARILRAIRIAARLGFSISKETAHFIKNLSSSVLSLDKGRLLMEMNYMLAFGSGEASLRLLWKFGLLDILLPFQSLFSNLDKLLAPNRPCHNSLWVGILALHKALSDRPRNPLAVAAFSLAVHNGGNLLEAVSMAGMINKPHDVRFPELLDPSGLDAEALEAEILDLAESVRGTILQMTNEYFVSQAMADYPQAPRSNLVFIPITLYVKVYNMFDCVRRSTVKKFLSKQHRKIDYQSLALGNLQEVRHVFARIVFDTVYPLCPNQNQSLRSNCISQGG, encoded by the exons ATGACTTTCAACTCTGTTCATTCCCTTGCCATGATCGCTAGCTTAAAATTCGCACGCAAACCCACTCTTCATCTTCGTTCCACTCCCTTCCAATGTGTCCCCAAGGTTGTGCCGAGATTTCTCGCTGCGGTTGAGGCTGAGGCCCCGACAAACGAGCAAACCAGTGTCTCAATTCGTGAAGAAG AAATCGGGAAGGCCCCGGCATGGAAGAGACTGAATTACGAAGAGCTTGGGATTCGCAATTCAATGATTGGAAGCACTACGAAAAAGGTTCTCAACGGGCTGAGGAAAAAGG GATATGATGTATACCTTGTAGGAGGTTGTGTGCGGGATCTTATTCTAAAGAAAACACCAAAGGACTTTGATATTATAACTTCAGCTGAGCTTAAAGAG GTGACGAGAACATTTTCATGGTCTGAGATAGTTGGTAAACGTTTTCCTGTATGCCATGTTCACATGGATGATACCATTGTTGAG GTTTCAAGTTTTGATACTACTAAATGCAAGGCGGGTATGGAATTCTCTCATCATATTGAAGCACCTAGTGGATGTGGCAAGAAGGATCATCTTCGTTGGATGAATTGTTTAAACCGAGACTTTACAATTAATGG GTTGATGCTTGATCCATATGCAAGAATTGCCTATGATTATTTTGGAGGAATAGAAGATATTAGAAAAGCTAAA GTGCGAACAGTAATCCCTGCCGAAACTTCATTTCAGGAAGATTGTG ctCGCATTCTACGTGCAATTAGAATTGCTGCTCGCTTAGGATTTAGTATTTCAAAGGAAACAgctcattttattaaaaatctgtCTTCTTCAGTATTAAGCCTTGATAAG GGCAGGCTCTTGATGGAAATGAATTATATGCTAGCATTTGGTTCTGGGGAAGCTTCTTTGAGGCTATTATGGAAATTCGGTCTTCTAGATATACTTCTTCCCTTTCAG TCTTTGTTCTCCAATTTGGATAAACTTTTGGCACCTAATCGACCATGTCATAATAGCTTATG GGTTGGTATCCTAGCATTACATAAAGCATTGAGTGATCGACCAAGGAACCCTTTGGCTGTTGCTGCATTTAGCCTTGCAGTTCATAATGGTGGAAATTTGTTGGAAGCGGTAAGCATGGCAGGGATGATCAACAAACCACATGATGTCAGATTTCCTGAATTATTAGATCCTTCAGGTCTGGATGCTGAGGCATTGGAAGCTGAGATTCTGGATCTTGCTGAGTCTGTTAGAGGGACAATATTGCAGATGACAAATGAATATTTTGTGTCTCAGGCTATGGCTGACTATCCTCAAGCCCCTCGTTCGAATCTG GTATTCATCCCGATAACATTATATGTAAAAGTATACAACATGTTCGACTGTGTGAGAAGGAGTACCGTTAAGAAATTTTTGTCAAAGCAACACAGGAAAATTGATTACCAGTCCTTAGCTCTGGGTAACCTGCAAGAAGTACGACATGTTTTCGCAAGGATTGTATTTGATACCGTATACCCACTTTGCCCTAATCAAAATCAATCATTAAGAAGCAATTGTATTTCACAGGGAGGCTAG
- the LOC114409977 gene encoding uncharacterized protein LOC114409977 isoform X1, which produces MTFNSVHSLAMIASLKFARKPTLHLRSTPFQCVPKVVPRFLAAVEAEAPTNEQTSVSIREEEIGKAPAWKRLNYEELGIRNSMIGSTTKKVLNGLRKKGYDVYLVGGCVRDLILKKTPKDFDIITSAELKEVTRTFSWSEIVGKRFPVCHVHMDDTIVEVSSFDTTKCKAGMEFSHHIEAPSGCGKKDHLRWMNCLNRDFTINGLMLDPYARIAYDYFGGIEDIRKAKVRTVIPAETSFQEDCARILRAIRIAARLGFSISKETAHFIKNLSSSVLSLDKGRLLMEMNYMLAFGSGEASLRLLWKFGLLDILLPFQAAYFAQHGFQRRDRRTNMLLSLFSNLDKLLAPNRPCHNSLWVGILALHKALSDRPRNPLAVAAFSLAVHNGGNLLEAVSMAGMINKPHDVRFPELLDPSGLDAEALEAEILDLAESVRGTILQMTNEYFVSQAMADYPQAPRSNLVFIPITLYVKVYNMFDCVRRSTVKKFLSKQHRKIDYQSLALGNLQEVRHVFARIVFDTVYPLCPNQNQSLRSNCISQGG; this is translated from the exons ATGACTTTCAACTCTGTTCATTCCCTTGCCATGATCGCTAGCTTAAAATTCGCACGCAAACCCACTCTTCATCTTCGTTCCACTCCCTTCCAATGTGTCCCCAAGGTTGTGCCGAGATTTCTCGCTGCGGTTGAGGCTGAGGCCCCGACAAACGAGCAAACCAGTGTCTCAATTCGTGAAGAAG AAATCGGGAAGGCCCCGGCATGGAAGAGACTGAATTACGAAGAGCTTGGGATTCGCAATTCAATGATTGGAAGCACTACGAAAAAGGTTCTCAACGGGCTGAGGAAAAAGG GATATGATGTATACCTTGTAGGAGGTTGTGTGCGGGATCTTATTCTAAAGAAAACACCAAAGGACTTTGATATTATAACTTCAGCTGAGCTTAAAGAG GTGACGAGAACATTTTCATGGTCTGAGATAGTTGGTAAACGTTTTCCTGTATGCCATGTTCACATGGATGATACCATTGTTGAG GTTTCAAGTTTTGATACTACTAAATGCAAGGCGGGTATGGAATTCTCTCATCATATTGAAGCACCTAGTGGATGTGGCAAGAAGGATCATCTTCGTTGGATGAATTGTTTAAACCGAGACTTTACAATTAATGG GTTGATGCTTGATCCATATGCAAGAATTGCCTATGATTATTTTGGAGGAATAGAAGATATTAGAAAAGCTAAA GTGCGAACAGTAATCCCTGCCGAAACTTCATTTCAGGAAGATTGTG ctCGCATTCTACGTGCAATTAGAATTGCTGCTCGCTTAGGATTTAGTATTTCAAAGGAAACAgctcattttattaaaaatctgtCTTCTTCAGTATTAAGCCTTGATAAG GGCAGGCTCTTGATGGAAATGAATTATATGCTAGCATTTGGTTCTGGGGAAGCTTCTTTGAGGCTATTATGGAAATTCGGTCTTCTAGATATACTTCTTCCCTTTCAG GCTGCTTATTTTGCTCAACATGGATTTCAAAGACGGGATAGAAGAACCAATATGCTTCTG TCTTTGTTCTCCAATTTGGATAAACTTTTGGCACCTAATCGACCATGTCATAATAGCTTATG GGTTGGTATCCTAGCATTACATAAAGCATTGAGTGATCGACCAAGGAACCCTTTGGCTGTTGCTGCATTTAGCCTTGCAGTTCATAATGGTGGAAATTTGTTGGAAGCGGTAAGCATGGCAGGGATGATCAACAAACCACATGATGTCAGATTTCCTGAATTATTAGATCCTTCAGGTCTGGATGCTGAGGCATTGGAAGCTGAGATTCTGGATCTTGCTGAGTCTGTTAGAGGGACAATATTGCAGATGACAAATGAATATTTTGTGTCTCAGGCTATGGCTGACTATCCTCAAGCCCCTCGTTCGAATCTG GTATTCATCCCGATAACATTATATGTAAAAGTATACAACATGTTCGACTGTGTGAGAAGGAGTACCGTTAAGAAATTTTTGTCAAAGCAACACAGGAAAATTGATTACCAGTCCTTAGCTCTGGGTAACCTGCAAGAAGTACGACATGTTTTCGCAAGGATTGTATTTGATACCGTATACCCACTTTGCCCTAATCAAAATCAATCATTAAGAAGCAATTGTATTTCACAGGGAGGCTAG
- the LOC114409978 gene encoding coiled-coil domain-containing protein SCD2-like isoform X1, with product MDRRRNASPVYARQWSGGSSSTGSSSPAMSPAHPQSRLGPTSATGLSTVKRTQNVAAKAAAQRLARVMASQNTTADDGEDDDDLDFRFSAPSPASLSSFSSNSGSNRSASANATAIPPISVARPNRSPSPALGRNFVEHTHSVRSTSAGRPAVSVRSAAVVPPNKSTLRTPMAIPPIDPPTNRNREKRFTSDMSIRPLNSKDTGDQREASALRDELDMLQEENEDLLEKLRQAEEKRQEVEARTRELEKQVASLGEGVSLEAKLLSRKEAALRQREAALKAAQQTQSGRDEDITALRVEIQNLKDDATAALEQQQEAEAEAKSLRTMTQRMILTQEEMEEVVLKRCWLARYWGLAVKHGICADIAQSKHEHWSSLAPLPFELVISAGQKAKEESWNKSADGPDRSKLVRDLNDLAGEGNIESMLSVEMGLRELASLKVEDAVVLALAQHRRPNSVRQSVLDSKSRGDAKYSEAFELSEEEAEDVLFKEAWLTYFWRRALFHGVEEDIAEERLQFWIARSGQSPSSHDAVDVERGLLELRKLSIEQQLWEASRKGIDQLQGSADANHKHASDSDASS from the exons ATGGATCGGAGGAGAAACGCGAGTCCGGTGTACGCCCGGCAGTGGAGCGGCGGTTCCAGCAGCACCGGTTCCTCGTCGCCGGCGATGTCGCCGGCTCATCCTCAGTCGCGCCTCGGTCCTACTTCTGCCACCGGTCTCTCCACCGTCAAGCGCACGCAAAACGTGGCCGCCAAAGCCGCCGCGCAGCGACTTGCTCGCGTGATGGCGTCTCAGAATACCACCGCCGACGACGGCGAGGACGACGACGATCTCGATTTCCGGTTCAGCGCTCCGTCTCCTGcctctctttcttccttctccagcAACTCCGGCAGTAACCGGAGTGCCAGCGCTAATGCCACCGCCATTCCTCCGATTTCGGTCGCCAGGCCTAACAGATCTCCTTCTCCTGCG TTAGGTCGGAACTTTGTAGAGCATACTCATTCGGTTCGTTCAACATCAGCTGGAAGACCAGCGGTTTCAGTTCGCTCAGCGGCAGTGGTGCCACCGAACAAATCCACACTCCGGACGCCTATGGCTATACCTCCTATTGACCCTCCTACCAATCGGAATAGAGAGAAAAG GTTTACATCAGATATGTCCATCAGACCACTTAACTCAAAAGACACAGGAGATCAGCGTGAAGCTTCTGCACTCCGTGATGAA CTTGATATGCTACAAGAAGAGAATGAGGATTTATTAGAAAAG CTAAGACAAGCAGAGGAAAAACGCCAAGAAGTGGAGGCAAGAACTAGGGAACTTGAGAAACAG GTTGCTTCTCTTGGAGAAGGTGTATCCCTGGAAGCTAAACTGCTAAGCAG GAAGGAAGCTGCTCTGCGTCAAAGAGAG GCTGCTCTCAAGGCTGCTCAACAAACACAGAGTGGGAGAGATGAGGATATCACAGCCCTTCGAGTGGAAATTCAG AACCTAAAAGATGATGCTACAGCAGCTTTGGAACAACAGCAAGAAGCTGAAGCTGAAGCAAAGTCTCTTCGCACAATGACACAGAGAATGATTTTGACCCAAGAAGAAATG GAGGAAGTTGTCCTGAAGAGATGTTGGCTAGCCCGCTACTGGGGTCTTGCTGTAAAACATG GCATATGTGCAGATATAGCACAATCCAAGCATGAGCATTGGTCTTCTCTAGCTCCTCTTCCTTTTGAACTTGTCATCTCTGCTGGACAGAAGGCTAAGGAGGAATCTTGGAACAAAA GTGCTGATGGTCCAGATAGAAGCAAACTTGTTCGTGATTTGAATGATCTTGCTGGGGAAGGAAATATTGAGAGTATGCTCTCAGTTGAGATGGGTTTGAGGGAACTTGCTTCCTTAAAG gTTGAGGATGCTGTTGTGCTCGCATTAGCCCAACACAGACGGCCAAATTCGGTTCGACAATCCGTTTTAG ATTCCAAATCACGTGGTGATGCCAAATATTCAGAAGCATTTG AATTAAGTGAAGAGGAAGCAGAAGATGTTCTTTTCAAAGAG GCATGGTTAACTTATTTCTGGAGAAGAGCTTTGTTTCATGGTGTGGAAGAAGATATTGCAGAAGAACGCCTTCAGTTTTGGATTGCCCGCAGTGGACAGTCACCAAGTTCACATGATGCTGTTGATG TTGAGCGAGGCTTGTTGGAGTTGAGGAAGCTGAGTATAGAACAGCAACTTTGGGAAGCATCACGGAAGGGAATTGATCAGCTTCAGGGGTCAGCAGATGCTAATCATAAGCATGCCTCTGACTCTGATGCCTCATCCTGA
- the LOC114409978 gene encoding coiled-coil domain-containing protein SCD2-like isoform X2: MAIPPIDPPTNRNREKRFTSDMSIRPLNSKDTGDQREASALRDELDMLQEENEDLLEKLRQAEEKRQEVEARTRELEKQVASLGEGVSLEAKLLSRKEAALRQREAALKAAQQTQSGRDEDITALRVEIQNLKDDATAALEQQQEAEAEAKSLRTMTQRMILTQEEMEEVVLKRCWLARYWGLAVKHGICADIAQSKHEHWSSLAPLPFELVISAGQKAKEESWNKSADGPDRSKLVRDLNDLAGEGNIESMLSVEMGLRELASLKVEDAVVLALAQHRRPNSVRQSVLDSKSRGDAKYSEAFELSEEEAEDVLFKEAWLTYFWRRALFHGVEEDIAEERLQFWIARSGQSPSSHDAVDVERGLLELRKLSIEQQLWEASRKGIDQLQGSADANHKHASDSDASS, translated from the exons ATGGCTATACCTCCTATTGACCCTCCTACCAATCGGAATAGAGAGAAAAG GTTTACATCAGATATGTCCATCAGACCACTTAACTCAAAAGACACAGGAGATCAGCGTGAAGCTTCTGCACTCCGTGATGAA CTTGATATGCTACAAGAAGAGAATGAGGATTTATTAGAAAAG CTAAGACAAGCAGAGGAAAAACGCCAAGAAGTGGAGGCAAGAACTAGGGAACTTGAGAAACAG GTTGCTTCTCTTGGAGAAGGTGTATCCCTGGAAGCTAAACTGCTAAGCAG GAAGGAAGCTGCTCTGCGTCAAAGAGAG GCTGCTCTCAAGGCTGCTCAACAAACACAGAGTGGGAGAGATGAGGATATCACAGCCCTTCGAGTGGAAATTCAG AACCTAAAAGATGATGCTACAGCAGCTTTGGAACAACAGCAAGAAGCTGAAGCTGAAGCAAAGTCTCTTCGCACAATGACACAGAGAATGATTTTGACCCAAGAAGAAATG GAGGAAGTTGTCCTGAAGAGATGTTGGCTAGCCCGCTACTGGGGTCTTGCTGTAAAACATG GCATATGTGCAGATATAGCACAATCCAAGCATGAGCATTGGTCTTCTCTAGCTCCTCTTCCTTTTGAACTTGTCATCTCTGCTGGACAGAAGGCTAAGGAGGAATCTTGGAACAAAA GTGCTGATGGTCCAGATAGAAGCAAACTTGTTCGTGATTTGAATGATCTTGCTGGGGAAGGAAATATTGAGAGTATGCTCTCAGTTGAGATGGGTTTGAGGGAACTTGCTTCCTTAAAG gTTGAGGATGCTGTTGTGCTCGCATTAGCCCAACACAGACGGCCAAATTCGGTTCGACAATCCGTTTTAG ATTCCAAATCACGTGGTGATGCCAAATATTCAGAAGCATTTG AATTAAGTGAAGAGGAAGCAGAAGATGTTCTTTTCAAAGAG GCATGGTTAACTTATTTCTGGAGAAGAGCTTTGTTTCATGGTGTGGAAGAAGATATTGCAGAAGAACGCCTTCAGTTTTGGATTGCCCGCAGTGGACAGTCACCAAGTTCACATGATGCTGTTGATG TTGAGCGAGGCTTGTTGGAGTTGAGGAAGCTGAGTATAGAACAGCAACTTTGGGAAGCATCACGGAAGGGAATTGATCAGCTTCAGGGGTCAGCAGATGCTAATCATAAGCATGCCTCTGACTCTGATGCCTCATCCTGA
- the LOC114409979 gene encoding serine carboxypeptidase-like 45 encodes MKWPTWKSKSNTMAISVVFLHLSFSMEVFCHPSHADTIAALPGQPHVGFQQFSGYVTVDDKKQKSLFYYFAEAETDPASKPLVLWLNGGPGCSSLGVGAFSENGPFRPNGEFLIKNYYSWNKEANMLYLETPVGVGFSYAKGSSSYMTVNDEATARDNLIFLLRWFNKFPQYRSRDLFLTGESYAGHYVPQLAKLIIEMNTKNKIFNLKGIALGNPVLEYATDFNSRAEFFWSHGLISDSTYNMFTTVCNYSRYVSEYYRDSVSPLCSKVMGQVSRETSKFVDKYDVTLDVCISSVLSQSKVICPQSQEANESIDVCVDDKVTNYLNRRDVQEALHAKLVGIRKWDVCSNILDYDMLNLEVPTLPVVGSLIKAGVKVLIYSGDQDSVIPLTGSRTLVQKLARQLGLNSTVPYRVWFEGQQVGGWTQVYGNILSFATVRGASHEAPFSQPERSLVLFKSFLEGRPLPDAF; translated from the exons ATGAAGTGGCCAACATGGAAGTCCAAGTCCAACACCATGGCAATATCTGTGGTGTTTCTTCACCTGAGTTTCTCCATGGAGGTGTTCTGTCACCCTTCTCATGCAGACACAATTGCTGCGCTTCCTGGCCAACCCCACGTAGGCTTTCAACAGTTCTCAGGATATGTCACAGTTGATGACAAGAAACAAAAGTCTCTCTTTTACTATTTTGCTGAGGCAGAAACTGATCCAGCATCAAAGCCTCTTGTTCTGTGGCTCAATGGAG GACCTGGTTGTTCTTCTCTGGGAGTTGGAGCATTCTCAGAAAATGGACCCTTCAGACCAAATGGAGAATTtctgattaaaaattattatagttGGAATAAAG AGGCAAACATGCTGTATTTGGAGACACCAGTTGGAGTGGGGTTCTCTTATGCTAAAGGTAGCTCCTCCTATATGACTGTGAATGACGAGGCAACAG CCAGGGACAACCTTATATTCCTGCTACGCTGGTTCAACAAGTTCCCTCAATACAGGAGCAGAGACTTGTTTCTAACGGGGGAAAGCTATGCAG GTCATTATGTTCCTCAACTTGCAAAGCTCATAATTGAAATGAACACAAAGAACAAGATATTCAATCTGAAAGGCATTGCC TTGGGTAATCCAGTTCTAGAATATGCCACCGACTTCAATTCAAGGGCTGAGTTCTTCTGGTCTCATGGACTAATATCAGATTCAACCTACAACATGTTCACCACAGTGTGTAACTATTCTAGGTACGTGAGTGAGTACTATAGGGACTCGGTTTCACCTCTTTGTTCAAAGGTAATGGGCCAAGTGAGCAGAGAAACCAGCAAATTTGTGGACAAATATGATGTCACACTTGATGTTTGCATTTCCTCCGTGCTATCACAATCCAAGGTTATTTGTCCTCAATCCCAA GAAGCAAATGAGAGCATAGATGTGTGTGTAGATGACAAGGTTACAAACTACTTAAACCGGAGAGATGTACAAGAGGCACTTCATGCAAAGCTCGTTGGCATTCGCAAGTGGGATGTTTGCAGCAA CATACTGGACTATGATATGCTAAACCTGGAAGTGCCTACACTCCCTGTTGTTGGATCACTGATAAAAGCTGGAGTTAAGGTCCTAATTTATAG TGGAGATCAAGATTCTGTAATTCCACTGACTGGAAGCCGTACCTTAGTTCAGAAGTTGGCAAGACAATTAGGACTGAATTCAACAGTCCCTTACAGAGTATGGTTTGAAGGCCAACAG GTTGGTGGGTGGACTCAAGTATATGGCAATATCCTCTCGTTTGCCACTGTTAGAGGTGCCTCCCATGAAGCCCCTTTCTCACAACCTGAAAGATCACTTGTGCTATTCAAGTCATTCTTGGAAGGCAGGCCCTTACCTGACGCTTTCTGA